The following coding sequences lie in one Musa acuminata AAA Group cultivar baxijiao chromosome BXJ1-8, Cavendish_Baxijiao_AAA, whole genome shotgun sequence genomic window:
- the LOC103995334 gene encoding uncharacterized protein At5g39865, producing MADPSDEAPPAAKKPFSLPRSFTYHHHPGRPSIAKPPSSRFAADGPDKRPKVVLYSTSLRGVRRTFDDCRSVRAILRGLRVAVDERDVSLDAAFRRDLQAALKGRPFALPQVFVGARWIGGAEEIRQMHEAGELAKMLEGVARQDPAFVCHGCGGVRFAPCPTCSGSRKVFIEEERRLRRCLECNENGLVRCPDCCY from the coding sequence ATGGCCGATCCCTCCGACGAAGCTCCCCCCGCCGCCAAGAAACCCTTCTCCCTCCCCCGATCCTTCACCTACCATCACCACCCGGGCCGTCCCTCGATCGCGAAGCCCCCCTCGAGCCGCTTCGCCGCCGACGGCCCGGACAAGCGCCCCAAGGTCGTCCTCTACAGTACCTCGCTCCGTGGCGTCCGTCGCACCTTCGACGATTGCCGCTCCGTCCGCGCTATCCTCCGCGGCCTTCGCGTCGCCGTCGACGAGCGCGACGTGTCCCTGGACGCCGCCTTCCGCCGCGATCTGCAGGCCGCGCTCAAGGGCCGGCCCTTTGCCCTCCCCCAGGTCTTCGTCGGCGCTCGGTGGATCGGCGGCGCCGAGGAGATCCGGCAGATGCACGAGGCCGGCGAGCTCGCGAAGATGCTCGAGGGGGTCGCCCGCCAGGACCCCGCCTTCGTCTGCCACGGATGCGGCGGGGTCCGATTCGCGCCCTGCCCGACATGTAGCGGCAGTCGGAAGGTGTTCatcgaggaggagaggaggctgcGGCGATGCCTGGAGTGCAACGAGAACGGATTGGTACGCTGCCCTGACTGCTGCTATTGA
- the LOC135588030 gene encoding protein LNK2-like isoform X1: MLDSSGKQEQVDHEFSGEVSNNEDHPLCLTDVQENTLFAFKDDRMKGKNEGLAADVTSRPISGSENDFTCHYMENKSISGRDEAISTSNLDLDVLSDFPTLYASYSRGQIDASDQDSLQTELINDFTDSSNLNAVRDCTMEFLPSDAISNEDSFMVHKSYSFSTRSTVQLDTKPEISANERDDKASDSLLDCDWDSIEDFDLDAVFSRSDSIDHFFGDDMMDVSDGLFSPSDHLISGITEFVPVPDAALCKEELSDKEFSSLRLDEGCDAKGNVSQRSQVDEHESLLTYWEKEEEKSKKIMSQELTGPWSYDIKNQQSPSHQFHDSSCVTPQSYQSSDSSLQRKASDEESVVCVGTCNDIISSDSGYPSYPFPAIEGGSDVCAEHSKKEYFSSCQFCHLDPWRHSSSAFGYRHAQRNQKKPISSCDRGKADPSVHPNPVQKIPAISITPQERNGKPKQMQITQSRFEVQHKRKQYDDLKSGSDSSICQTSPGNSHSQIMTSIVGSKEICNDLTVMEKNMLVDAPRISIVNDDNSIAETIYCQLQAALSMLDNRLKFCIRDSIFRLAKSATERHNITDRNGTNKDNVERNAAANGESDNKCRSRNLSASETGTNPVDRIVAQLLFHRPSKLSS; the protein is encoded by the exons ATGCTTGATTCGAGCGGCAAACAGGAGCAG GTAGACCATGAATTCTCAGGTGAAGTCAGTAATAATGAAGACCATCCACTTTGCCTCACGGATGTGCAAGAAAACACTTTGTTTGCCTTTAAAGATGACAGAATGAAAGGCAAGAACGAAGGCCTTGCTGCTGATGTGACTTCCAGGCCAATATCTGGATCTGAGAATGATTTTACTTGTCATTATATGGAAAACAAGTCCATTTCTGGTAGAGATGAGGCAATTTCCACTTCAAATCTTGACCTGGATGTATTGTCTGATTTCCCTACACTTTATGCATCATATAGCAGAGGGCAAATTGATGCCAGTGATCAGGATTCTCTGCAGACGGAGTTGATAAATGATTTTACAGATTCATCAAACCTAAATGCTGTGAGAGATTGTACAATGGAATTTCTTCCTTCTGATGCTATATCTAATGAAGATTCATTCATGGTGCATAAATCATATAGTTTCTCGACCAGAAGCACAGTGCAGCTAGATACTAAACCAGAAATATCTGCTAATGAGCGTGATGATAAAGCAAGTGATAGCCTTCTAGACTGTGATTGGGATAGTATTGAAGATTTTGATCTTGATGCAGTTTTCAG CAGAAGTGACTCAATCGATCACTTTTTTGGAGATGACATGATGGATGTTAGTGATGGATTATTTTCACCATCTGATCATCTAATCAGTGGCATCACTGAGTTTGTTCCAGTGCCC GACGCAGCATTATGCAAGGAGGAACTTTCTGATAAAGAATTTTCCTCCCTTCGGTTAGATGAAGGATGTGATGCTAAAGGAAATGTCTCACAGAGAAGTCAG GTAGATGAGCATGAAAGTTTGTTGACATATTgggaaaaggaagaggaaaagAGCAAGAAAATAATGTCCCAAGAGTTGACAGGTCCCTGGTCTTATGACATTAAAAACCAACAAAGTCCAAGCCATCAATTCCATGATTCCTCTTGTGTTACTCCACAATCCTATCAGTCATCAGATAGCAGCCTGCAAAGGAAAGCTAGTGATGAGGAATCTGTTGTTTGTGTTGGTACCTGCAATGACATTATATCCAGTGATTCTGGATATCCTTCATATCCCTTTCCTGCCATTGAAGGAGGCTCAGATGTTTGTGCTGAACACagtaaaaaagaatatttttctagCTGTCAATTCTGTCATTTAGATCCTTGGAGGCATTCAAGTTCTGCTTTTGGATATCGTCATGCTCAGAGAAACCAAAAGAAACCTATTTCTAGTTGTGATAGAGGTAAAGCTGATCCATCAGTACACCCAAATCCTGTACAAAAAATACCAGCAATTTCTATAACACCTCAAGAGAGAAATGGGAAACCAAAGCAGATGCAGATAACACAATCTAGGTTTGAAGTTCAACACAAGAGGAAACAATATGATGATCTGAAATCTGGTTCTGATAGCTCAATCTGTCAAACATCTCCAGGGAACAGCCACAGTCAGATTATGACAAGCATTGTTGGATCTAAAGAAATTTGTAATGACCTTACAGTTATGGAGAAGAACATGCTTGTGGATGCCCCGAGGATCTCTATTGTGAATGATGATAATTCTATAGCAGAAACAATATATTGTCAGCTTCAGGCCGCACTGTCAATG TTGGATAATAGGTTAAAGTTTTGCATCAGAGATAGTATATTCCGTTTAGCAAAAAGTGCGACAGAAAGGCACAACATTACTGACAGAAATGGTACAAACAAAGATAATGTGGAAAGAAATGCTGCAGCAAATGGAGAATCAGACAATAAATGCAG ATCTAGAAACTTATCTGCCTCTGAAACCGGTACGAACCCCGTAGACCGGATTGTCGCTCAGTTGCTCTTTCACAGGCCTTCCAAGTTATCTTCCTGA
- the LOC135588030 gene encoding protein LNK2-like isoform X2 → MLDSSGKQEQVDHEFSGEVSNNEDHPLCLTDVQENTLFAFKDDRMKGKNEGLAADVTSRPISGSENDFTCHYMENKSISGRDEAISTSNLDLDVLSDFPTLYASYSRGQIDASDQDSLQTELINDFTDSSNLNAVRDCTMEFLPSDAISNEDSFMVHKSYSFSTRSTVQLDTKPEISANERDDKASDSLLDCDWDSIEDFDLDAVFRSDSIDHFFGDDMMDVSDGLFSPSDHLISGITEFVPVPDAALCKEELSDKEFSSLRLDEGCDAKGNVSQRSQVDEHESLLTYWEKEEEKSKKIMSQELTGPWSYDIKNQQSPSHQFHDSSCVTPQSYQSSDSSLQRKASDEESVVCVGTCNDIISSDSGYPSYPFPAIEGGSDVCAEHSKKEYFSSCQFCHLDPWRHSSSAFGYRHAQRNQKKPISSCDRGKADPSVHPNPVQKIPAISITPQERNGKPKQMQITQSRFEVQHKRKQYDDLKSGSDSSICQTSPGNSHSQIMTSIVGSKEICNDLTVMEKNMLVDAPRISIVNDDNSIAETIYCQLQAALSMLDNRLKFCIRDSIFRLAKSATERHNITDRNGTNKDNVERNAAANGESDNKCRSRNLSASETGTNPVDRIVAQLLFHRPSKLSS, encoded by the exons ATGCTTGATTCGAGCGGCAAACAGGAGCAG GTAGACCATGAATTCTCAGGTGAAGTCAGTAATAATGAAGACCATCCACTTTGCCTCACGGATGTGCAAGAAAACACTTTGTTTGCCTTTAAAGATGACAGAATGAAAGGCAAGAACGAAGGCCTTGCTGCTGATGTGACTTCCAGGCCAATATCTGGATCTGAGAATGATTTTACTTGTCATTATATGGAAAACAAGTCCATTTCTGGTAGAGATGAGGCAATTTCCACTTCAAATCTTGACCTGGATGTATTGTCTGATTTCCCTACACTTTATGCATCATATAGCAGAGGGCAAATTGATGCCAGTGATCAGGATTCTCTGCAGACGGAGTTGATAAATGATTTTACAGATTCATCAAACCTAAATGCTGTGAGAGATTGTACAATGGAATTTCTTCCTTCTGATGCTATATCTAATGAAGATTCATTCATGGTGCATAAATCATATAGTTTCTCGACCAGAAGCACAGTGCAGCTAGATACTAAACCAGAAATATCTGCTAATGAGCGTGATGATAAAGCAAGTGATAGCCTTCTAGACTGTGATTGGGATAGTATTGAAGATTTTGATCTTGATGCAGTTTTCAG AAGTGACTCAATCGATCACTTTTTTGGAGATGACATGATGGATGTTAGTGATGGATTATTTTCACCATCTGATCATCTAATCAGTGGCATCACTGAGTTTGTTCCAGTGCCC GACGCAGCATTATGCAAGGAGGAACTTTCTGATAAAGAATTTTCCTCCCTTCGGTTAGATGAAGGATGTGATGCTAAAGGAAATGTCTCACAGAGAAGTCAG GTAGATGAGCATGAAAGTTTGTTGACATATTgggaaaaggaagaggaaaagAGCAAGAAAATAATGTCCCAAGAGTTGACAGGTCCCTGGTCTTATGACATTAAAAACCAACAAAGTCCAAGCCATCAATTCCATGATTCCTCTTGTGTTACTCCACAATCCTATCAGTCATCAGATAGCAGCCTGCAAAGGAAAGCTAGTGATGAGGAATCTGTTGTTTGTGTTGGTACCTGCAATGACATTATATCCAGTGATTCTGGATATCCTTCATATCCCTTTCCTGCCATTGAAGGAGGCTCAGATGTTTGTGCTGAACACagtaaaaaagaatatttttctagCTGTCAATTCTGTCATTTAGATCCTTGGAGGCATTCAAGTTCTGCTTTTGGATATCGTCATGCTCAGAGAAACCAAAAGAAACCTATTTCTAGTTGTGATAGAGGTAAAGCTGATCCATCAGTACACCCAAATCCTGTACAAAAAATACCAGCAATTTCTATAACACCTCAAGAGAGAAATGGGAAACCAAAGCAGATGCAGATAACACAATCTAGGTTTGAAGTTCAACACAAGAGGAAACAATATGATGATCTGAAATCTGGTTCTGATAGCTCAATCTGTCAAACATCTCCAGGGAACAGCCACAGTCAGATTATGACAAGCATTGTTGGATCTAAAGAAATTTGTAATGACCTTACAGTTATGGAGAAGAACATGCTTGTGGATGCCCCGAGGATCTCTATTGTGAATGATGATAATTCTATAGCAGAAACAATATATTGTCAGCTTCAGGCCGCACTGTCAATG TTGGATAATAGGTTAAAGTTTTGCATCAGAGATAGTATATTCCGTTTAGCAAAAAGTGCGACAGAAAGGCACAACATTACTGACAGAAATGGTACAAACAAAGATAATGTGGAAAGAAATGCTGCAGCAAATGGAGAATCAGACAATAAATGCAG ATCTAGAAACTTATCTGCCTCTGAAACCGGTACGAACCCCGTAGACCGGATTGTCGCTCAGTTGCTCTTTCACAGGCCTTCCAAGTTATCTTCCTGA
- the LOC135588030 gene encoding protein LNK2-like isoform X3, which translates to MLDSSGKQEQVDHEFSGEVSNNEDHPLCLTDVQENTLFAFKDDRMKGKNEGLAADVTSRPISGSENDFTCHYMENKSISGRDEAISTSNLDLDVLSDFPTLYASYSRGQIDASDQDSLQTELINDFTDSSNLNAVRDCTMEFLPSDAISNEDSFMVHKSYSFSTRSTVQLDTKPEISANERDDKASDSLLDCDWDSIEDFDLDAVFSRSDSIDHFFGDDMMDVSDGLFSPSDHLISGITEFVPVPDAALCKEELSDKEFSSLRLDEGCDAKGNVSQRSQVDEHESLLTYWEKEEEKSKKIMSQELTGPWSYDIKNQQSPSHQFHDSSCVTPQSYQSSDSSLQRKASDEESVVCVGTCNDIISSDSGYPSYPFPAIEGGSDVCAEHSKKEYFSSCQFCHLDPWRHSSSAFGYRHAQRNQKKPISSCDRGKADPSVHPNPVQKIPAISITPQERNGKPKQMQITQSRFEVQHKRKQYDDLKSGSDSSICQTSPGNSHSQIMTSIVGSKEICNDLTVMEKNMLVDAPRISIVNDDNSIAETIYCQLQAALSMLDNRLKFCIRDSIFRLAKSATERHNITDRNGTNKDNVERNAAANGESDNKCR; encoded by the exons ATGCTTGATTCGAGCGGCAAACAGGAGCAG GTAGACCATGAATTCTCAGGTGAAGTCAGTAATAATGAAGACCATCCACTTTGCCTCACGGATGTGCAAGAAAACACTTTGTTTGCCTTTAAAGATGACAGAATGAAAGGCAAGAACGAAGGCCTTGCTGCTGATGTGACTTCCAGGCCAATATCTGGATCTGAGAATGATTTTACTTGTCATTATATGGAAAACAAGTCCATTTCTGGTAGAGATGAGGCAATTTCCACTTCAAATCTTGACCTGGATGTATTGTCTGATTTCCCTACACTTTATGCATCATATAGCAGAGGGCAAATTGATGCCAGTGATCAGGATTCTCTGCAGACGGAGTTGATAAATGATTTTACAGATTCATCAAACCTAAATGCTGTGAGAGATTGTACAATGGAATTTCTTCCTTCTGATGCTATATCTAATGAAGATTCATTCATGGTGCATAAATCATATAGTTTCTCGACCAGAAGCACAGTGCAGCTAGATACTAAACCAGAAATATCTGCTAATGAGCGTGATGATAAAGCAAGTGATAGCCTTCTAGACTGTGATTGGGATAGTATTGAAGATTTTGATCTTGATGCAGTTTTCAG CAGAAGTGACTCAATCGATCACTTTTTTGGAGATGACATGATGGATGTTAGTGATGGATTATTTTCACCATCTGATCATCTAATCAGTGGCATCACTGAGTTTGTTCCAGTGCCC GACGCAGCATTATGCAAGGAGGAACTTTCTGATAAAGAATTTTCCTCCCTTCGGTTAGATGAAGGATGTGATGCTAAAGGAAATGTCTCACAGAGAAGTCAG GTAGATGAGCATGAAAGTTTGTTGACATATTgggaaaaggaagaggaaaagAGCAAGAAAATAATGTCCCAAGAGTTGACAGGTCCCTGGTCTTATGACATTAAAAACCAACAAAGTCCAAGCCATCAATTCCATGATTCCTCTTGTGTTACTCCACAATCCTATCAGTCATCAGATAGCAGCCTGCAAAGGAAAGCTAGTGATGAGGAATCTGTTGTTTGTGTTGGTACCTGCAATGACATTATATCCAGTGATTCTGGATATCCTTCATATCCCTTTCCTGCCATTGAAGGAGGCTCAGATGTTTGTGCTGAACACagtaaaaaagaatatttttctagCTGTCAATTCTGTCATTTAGATCCTTGGAGGCATTCAAGTTCTGCTTTTGGATATCGTCATGCTCAGAGAAACCAAAAGAAACCTATTTCTAGTTGTGATAGAGGTAAAGCTGATCCATCAGTACACCCAAATCCTGTACAAAAAATACCAGCAATTTCTATAACACCTCAAGAGAGAAATGGGAAACCAAAGCAGATGCAGATAACACAATCTAGGTTTGAAGTTCAACACAAGAGGAAACAATATGATGATCTGAAATCTGGTTCTGATAGCTCAATCTGTCAAACATCTCCAGGGAACAGCCACAGTCAGATTATGACAAGCATTGTTGGATCTAAAGAAATTTGTAATGACCTTACAGTTATGGAGAAGAACATGCTTGTGGATGCCCCGAGGATCTCTATTGTGAATGATGATAATTCTATAGCAGAAACAATATATTGTCAGCTTCAGGCCGCACTGTCAATG TTGGATAATAGGTTAAAGTTTTGCATCAGAGATAGTATATTCCGTTTAGCAAAAAGTGCGACAGAAAGGCACAACATTACTGACAGAAATGGTACAAACAAAGATAATGTGGAAAGAAATGCTGCAGCAAATGGAGAATCAGACAATAAATGCAG GTGA
- the LOC135588031 gene encoding protein LATERAL ROOT PRIMORDIUM 1-like produces MGMVLLASAASFNQQHHHASLLSSSAADQHPIIPLLATAPCLVDDENVARSKHGGIQLWQSALPHPPHHHNYLPHTHGANPNPNLNPNPTLSNYLGKSMLTMLDAGGILTGGGAAVGGSSATCQDCGNQAKKDCSHRRCRTCCKSRGFECSTHIKSTWVPAARRRERLRTALASGSSASTSKKPRLVASLPATASHTFTSNDNPPGSCDATSGHEASDASIRESLPGQVRAQAVFRCVRVTSIHDGKDQYAYHAVVKIGGRVFKGLLYGQGVHDGGDHGDEAKDHIPDISELHLGSQNGGGSSSSPLLQSGVFGGSAGLIGGANYGNQIS; encoded by the exons ATGGGCATGGTTCTGCTGGCCTCCGCCGCCTCCTTCAACCAGCAGCATCACCACGCGTCCTTGCTCTCGTCGTCGGCTGCGGATCAGCACCCGATCATCCCCCTCCTCGCCACCGCGCCGTGCCTCGTCGACGATGAGAACGTTGCTCGGTCTAAGCACGGGGGAATCCAGCTCTGGCAATCGGCCCTGCCCCATCCGCCCCACCACCACAATTACCTGCCGCACACCCATGgcgctaaccctaaccctaaccttaACCCTAATCCCACCCTCTCGAATTACCTCGGGAAGTCCATGCTCACCATGCTCGACGCCGGCGGAATTCTTACTGGTGGGGGCGCGGCGGTGGGCGGGAGTTCTGCGACGTGCCAGGACTGCGGCAACCAGGCAAAGAAGGATTGCAGCCACCGCCGGTGCCGGACGTGCTGCAAGAGCCGCGGGTTCGAGTGCTCGACCCACATCAAGAGCACCTGGGTCCCCGCCGCCCGTCGCCGCGAGCGCCTGCGCACCGCCCTTGCCTCTGGCTCCTCAGCCTCCACTTCCAAAAAGCCCCGCCTTGTGGCTTCTCTGCCGGCGACCGCGTCCCACACCTTCACCTCCAACGACAACCCACCCGGTAGCTGCGACGCCACCTCCGGCCACGAAG CTTCAGACGCCAGCATCAGGGAGAGCCTTCCGGGGCAGGTTCGAGCGCAGGCAGTGTTCAGGTGCGTTCGGGTGACGTCCATTCACGACGGCAAGGACCAGTACGCCTACCACGCCGTGGTCAAGATCGGCGGACGCGTCTTCAAGGGTTTACTCTACGGTCAAGGCGTCCACGACGGTGGCGACCACGGCGACGAGGCCAAGGACCACATTCCAGACATCTCGGAGCTGCACCTCGGGAGCCAAAACGGTGGCGGTTCATCGTCATCGCCTCTGCTTCAGTCCGGCGTCTTCGGAGGCAGTGCTGGATTGATTGGAGGCGCCAACTACGGTAACCAAATAAGCTGA
- the LOC135589151 gene encoding protein IRON-RELATED TRANSCRIPTION FACTOR 2-like, which produces MVALYSPHHIFPMGWQPEDITAHDLHYEDPFACYPYMEELEIGHDDLLRHCSVLAAKDDSSSSTKKLCHNAYERDRRKKLNDLYSSLRDLLPESDQARKKKKKLSIPLIVCRVLKYVPELQRQVERLSRRKEEILLALSRPEEQSQCVRSAVQYPMVSATCLSKREVMVQLCVVNKDATFSFSKILKVLEREGLHLMNSSNYTTCDGRCVCSLHLQAREDFRSECRIFCEHLMEEVKEQARHGSNLPRSLWM; this is translated from the exons ATGGTAGCCCTGTATTCCCCCCACCACATTTTCCCCATGGGGTGGCAGCCGGAAGACATCACGGCCCATGATCTCCACTACGAGGACCCCTTCGCGTGCTACCCCTACATGGAGGAGCTGGAGATCGGCCATGACGACCTCCTCCGACACTGCTCCGTCCTCGCCGCCAAGGACGACTCCTCGAGCTCCACCAAGAAGCTGTGCCACAACGCCTACGAGCGCGACCGCCGGAAGAAGCTCAACGACTTGTACTCCTCCCTTCGTGATCTCCTTCCCGAGTCGGACCAAGCt aggaagaagaagaagaagctgagcATCCCATTGATCGTTTGCCGGGTCTTGAAGTACGTACCGGAGCTGCAAAGGCAAGTCGAGAGGCTGTCGCGGAGGAAGGAAGAGATCCTGCTCGCGTTGTCGAGGCCAGAAGAACAAAGCCAGTGTGTCCGAAGTGCGGTGCAGTATCCCATGGTTTCAGCAACCTGTTTGAGTAAGAGAGAAGTCATGGTGCAATTATGTGTGGTAAACAAAGATGCCACCTTCTCCTTCTCAAAGATCCTCAAAGTTTTAGAGAGAGAGGGACTTCATCTTATGAATTCATCAAATTACACCACCTGTGACGGCAGATGTGTCTGCAGCCTCCACCTTCAG GCAAGAGAAGACTTTAGATCGGAATGCAGAATCTTCTGTGAGCATCTCATGGAAGAAGTCAAAGAGCAAGCAAGACATGGCTCCAATCTTCCTCGTAGCTTGTGGATGTAA